The Acidobacteriota bacterium genome includes a region encoding these proteins:
- a CDS encoding sulfite oxidase — translation MISRRDLFSHLAMAGVVARMAPESLFAQAPSAAQRFGKEKLIVRSMRPPDFETPVSLLDSFITPNELFYVRSHLPVPAQLDAATWALKVGGEVNSPLSLSIDEIKKLPAVTVTVTLECAGNGRAFFEPAVAGIQWEKGAVSTARFTGARLSDVLKRAGVKTTGKNVEMHAADRPLGTMPAFVRQVPMAKAMHPDTLVAYAMNGEDIPAVHGFPLRSIVPGWEGAYSLKWLNALNVLPGDSSSFWVATGYRYPNRRIAPGAAVDAKDMEPLTGLVVKSLITTPAAGASFAPGKIAIGGFAWAGETDITKVDISIDNGATWTPARLTGEQAKYTWRRFEHTFTVSSPQSVLILSKATDAAGVVQPAVSQWNPSGYLWNQYDSVRVEVK, via the coding sequence ATGATTTCGCGCCGCGACCTGTTCTCGCATCTCGCCATGGCCGGTGTCGTGGCCCGCATGGCTCCCGAATCCCTGTTCGCGCAGGCGCCGTCGGCGGCGCAACGCTTCGGCAAGGAGAAGCTGATCGTCCGCTCCATGCGGCCGCCCGACTTCGAGACGCCGGTGTCGCTGCTCGACTCGTTCATCACGCCCAACGAGCTCTTCTATGTCCGTTCGCACCTGCCGGTGCCGGCGCAGCTTGATGCCGCGACGTGGGCGCTGAAGGTGGGGGGCGAGGTCAACTCGCCGCTGTCGCTGTCGATCGACGAGATCAAGAAGCTGCCGGCGGTCACCGTGACGGTGACGCTCGAGTGCGCGGGGAATGGCCGGGCCTTCTTCGAGCCGGCGGTGGCCGGCATCCAGTGGGAGAAGGGCGCGGTCAGCACCGCCCGGTTCACCGGGGCGCGGCTGTCCGACGTGCTGAAGCGCGCCGGGGTCAAGACCACCGGCAAGAACGTCGAGATGCACGCCGCCGACCGCCCGCTCGGCACCATGCCGGCGTTCGTGCGACAGGTGCCGATGGCCAAAGCCATGCACCCCGACACCCTCGTGGCGTACGCCATGAACGGCGAGGACATCCCGGCCGTCCACGGCTTCCCACTGCGCTCGATCGTGCCGGGCTGGGAGGGCGCGTATTCGCTGAAGTGGTTGAACGCGCTGAACGTGCTCCCGGGCGACTCGTCCAGTTTCTGGGTGGCCACCGGCTACCGCTATCCGAACCGCCGCATCGCGCCCGGCGCGGCGGTCGATGCCAAGGACATGGAGCCGCTGACCGGCCTGGTGGTGAAGTCGCTGATCACGACGCCCGCCGCCGGAGCGTCGTTCGCGCCGGGCAAGATCGCCATCGGCGGCTTCGCGTGGGCCGGCGAGACCGACATCACCAAGGTGGACATCTCGATTGACAACGGCGCCACGTGGACGCCGGCACGGCTGACCGGCGAACAGGCGAAGTACACCTGGCGGCGGTTCGAGCACACGTTCACGGTGAGCTCGCCCCAGTCGGTGCTGATCTTGTCGAAGGCCACCGACGCGGCGGGGGTCGTGCAGCCGGCGGTGTCGCAATGGAATCCATCCGGCTACCTCTGGAACCAGTACGATTCGGTCCGGGTCGAAGTCAAATGA
- a CDS encoding SpoIIE family protein phosphatase, with the protein MIRAVLVDDEPPARVRMRQLLEAAGGVVVVGEAGSAVEAREVIRDTRPDVLFLDVEMPEVRGTALAASLPEPRPYIVFATAFDSYGLDAIAVDATDYLLKPVSRAKLATTLERVRARLSKQSDLERDVRAGSAVQSHMWPGALPVVPGFDCAAASLPARGVGGDFYDMFALSDNNTLGTLGTLGTLGTLGTLGTLGTLDTLARWALLLGDASGKGVAAGLVASAVQARVHTAARLANLAPAALMAAVDRDVYATTDGARYATAIYATLDAATRRLTLVNAGHPSVLVAHGSALTRLGASGPALGLTEAGHFTAHDLTLAPGTLLVAYTDGVNEAHDEAGEEFGEDRLAALLSANGHLPAAELCSCILDTVRQHRGRRQDQDDVTALVVRALRHGSGPVQ; encoded by the coding sequence ATGATCCGCGCCGTGCTCGTGGACGATGAGCCGCCGGCGCGCGTGCGCATGCGGCAATTGCTCGAGGCGGCGGGGGGAGTCGTGGTGGTCGGCGAGGCCGGCAGCGCCGTCGAGGCCCGCGAGGTGATTCGCGACACCCGGCCCGACGTGCTGTTTCTCGACGTCGAGATGCCGGAAGTGCGCGGCACCGCCCTGGCCGCGTCGCTCCCCGAACCGCGGCCGTATATCGTCTTTGCCACCGCCTTCGACAGCTACGGCCTCGACGCCATCGCCGTCGATGCGACCGACTACCTGCTGAAGCCGGTGTCGCGCGCCAAGCTGGCCACGACGCTCGAGCGCGTGCGCGCGCGGCTGTCGAAGCAGTCGGACCTCGAACGCGACGTCCGCGCGGGATCGGCGGTGCAGTCGCACATGTGGCCGGGCGCGCTGCCGGTCGTACCCGGATTCGACTGCGCCGCGGCATCGCTGCCGGCCCGTGGTGTGGGTGGCGACTTCTACGACATGTTTGCGCTGAGCGACAACAACACCTTAGGCACCCTAGGCACCCTAGGCACCTTAGGCACCCTAGGCACCTTAGGCACCTTAGGCACCCTAGACACCCTAGCAAGATGGGCCCTCTTGCTGGGCGACGCATCTGGCAAGGGCGTGGCCGCAGGCCTGGTCGCCTCGGCCGTGCAGGCGCGCGTCCACACCGCGGCGCGACTGGCGAACCTGGCCCCGGCCGCGTTAATGGCCGCCGTTGACCGCGATGTCTACGCGACCACGGACGGCGCGCGTTACGCCACCGCGATCTACGCCACCCTGGACGCGGCTACGCGGCGGTTGACGCTGGTCAACGCGGGGCATCCGTCGGTGCTCGTCGCCCATGGCTCGGCGCTGACCCGCCTCGGCGCTTCGGGCCCGGCACTGGGATTGACCGAGGCCGGGCACTTCACGGCCCACGACCTCACGCTCGCGCCCGGCACGCTGCTCGTCGCCTACACCGACGGCGTCAACGAAGCGCACGACGAAGCCGGCGAAGAGTTCGGCGAGGACCGCCTCGCCGCGTTGCTCTCGGCCAACGGCCATTTGCCGGCCGCCGAGCTCTGTTCCTGTATCCTCGACACCGTGCGACAGCATCGCGGCCGCCGACAAGACCAGGACGACGTCACCGCGCTGGTGGTGAGGGCCCTTCGCCATGGCTCAGGGCCAGTTCAATGA
- a CDS encoding DUF1295 domain-containing protein, with the protein MLTGLLVVIALGIFLWLISLAVRDSSIVDIAWGPLLFIVGLTYYLGIAEPGPRAHLVVALTGLWAIRLALHIGMRNLGHGEDFRYAAWRAEHPDTWWIRSYFKVFLLQGVIAWVVALPLFYAATSETPAALTLLDWAGLLLFAFGFLFEAIGDEQLRRFKADPANQDRVMNTGLWRYTRHPNYFGEAVLWWGLGLIGAATPLGWIGLVGPAIITFLLLRVSGVAMLEKTLKTTKPGYADYIARTPAFFPRMPK; encoded by the coding sequence GTGCTGACCGGTCTGCTGGTCGTCATCGCACTCGGCATCTTCCTATGGCTGATCTCGCTCGCCGTTCGCGATTCGAGCATCGTCGACATCGCGTGGGGACCGCTGCTTTTCATCGTTGGCCTGACCTACTACCTGGGCATCGCCGAACCGGGCCCACGGGCGCATCTGGTCGTCGCGCTGACCGGGCTCTGGGCGATCCGCCTGGCCCTGCACATCGGCATGCGCAACCTGGGCCACGGCGAAGACTTCCGCTACGCGGCGTGGCGCGCGGAGCATCCCGACACGTGGTGGATTCGCAGCTACTTCAAGGTGTTCCTGTTGCAGGGCGTGATCGCCTGGGTCGTCGCGCTGCCGCTGTTCTACGCCGCTACGTCCGAGACCCCGGCGGCGCTGACCCTGCTCGACTGGGCAGGCCTCCTGCTGTTCGCGTTCGGCTTCCTGTTCGAAGCGATCGGTGACGAGCAGTTGCGGCGCTTCAAGGCCGACCCGGCCAACCAGGATCGCGTCATGAACACCGGCCTGTGGCGCTACACGCGGCATCCCAACTACTTCGGCGAAGCGGTGCTGTGGTGGGGGCTGGGCCTGATTGGCGCGGCCACGCCGCTCGGATGGATCGGCCTCGTCGGGCCGGCGATCATCACCTTCCTGCTGCTCAGGGTGTCTGGTGTGGCGATGCTCGAAAAGACACTGAAGACGACAAAGCCAGGCTATGCGGACTACATCGCCCGCACGCCGGCGTTCTTCCCACGAATGCCGAAGTAG
- a CDS encoding fused MFS/spermidine synthase, producing MTDPAAPRSPSWLLPLLLLLFFGSGVCALVYQVMWLRLLALVFGVTVYAASTVLAGFMAGLGLGSFVAGRLASRITRPLAAFGIAEVLVGITAFISPVVLDGLTRVWVTIHPSLPDSVAAITVIRFIVAFMVLIVPTSLMGATLPLVIKSAVAREARIGGRIGLLYAINTTGAILGALVAGFYLISEVGVELSFRWAAIGNIVIGIVSLVAAYAMPPQETRRPAQPHQPLQPLQPNTITSGQRRIVLWTFFVSGMMSLALEIIWFRMLVIFLRPTAYAFTIMLACVLAGIALGSALAAPILRIRGHWLPALAVLQSVIGVTAVLSLNALTRSQDAIDVATPWFDSLGLHTYLAPLVASSLVAMLPTMLLLGLAFPIGLSLWAGDDTSDDTSRRVGAFYSLNVFGAILGSLLAGFVLLPTLGTHTSLILVSALATTSAVVLAWSQRRTRPAFAYAVAGLAPLAFGLGAAYSLDPFDVALERLHRGETLVWREEGAQTTVSVHDRTGSRPMRIMYLDGNHQANNSQATAFVHHRIGALPVMLHQAPTTALVVGLGGGATPGAVARHNVAVDVVELSAAVVAGSDFFKDINFDLRSRPNVKLHVDDGRNFLMMARKKYDVITADIILPRHAGAGALYSKEYYELVRDSLAEGGLVMQWNGGDSATEYKLLMRTFISVFPYTTLWGDGSLMLGSMKPFTLSQSAYEARRAGFELFDWDLPTLKRIYIAGTEDIRAFVGDGPILTDDRPVIEYFLSLPKDDAPGGYTGPRGVFEKILTP from the coding sequence TTGACAGACCCGGCCGCGCCGCGATCCCCAAGCTGGCTCCTCCCCCTTCTCCTGCTCCTGTTCTTTGGCTCGGGCGTCTGTGCCCTCGTCTACCAAGTCATGTGGCTGCGGCTGCTGGCGCTGGTGTTTGGCGTGACGGTCTATGCCGCGAGCACGGTGCTGGCTGGCTTCATGGCCGGTCTGGGCCTGGGCAGCTTCGTCGCCGGCCGGCTGGCGAGCCGCATCACTCGCCCGCTGGCGGCGTTTGGCATTGCCGAAGTGTTGGTCGGCATCACCGCCTTCATCTCGCCGGTCGTGCTCGATGGCTTGACCCGCGTCTGGGTCACGATTCACCCGTCGTTGCCAGACTCGGTGGCCGCGATCACGGTCATCCGCTTCATCGTCGCCTTCATGGTCCTGATCGTGCCCACCTCGCTGATGGGCGCCACGTTGCCGCTGGTGATCAAGTCGGCGGTGGCCCGCGAAGCACGCATCGGTGGCCGCATCGGCCTGCTCTACGCCATCAACACCACCGGCGCCATCCTGGGGGCGCTGGTCGCGGGGTTCTACCTGATCTCGGAAGTGGGCGTCGAATTGTCGTTCCGCTGGGCGGCGATCGGCAACATCGTCATTGGCATCGTCTCGCTGGTGGCGGCGTACGCGATGCCGCCCCAAGAAACCAGACGACCCGCCCAGCCCCACCAGCCCCTCCAGCCCCTCCAGCCCAACACCATCACCTCCGGCCAGCGGCGGATCGTCCTGTGGACCTTCTTCGTCTCGGGGATGATGTCGCTGGCGCTGGAGATTATCTGGTTCCGGATGCTGGTGATATTCCTGCGGCCCACGGCCTACGCCTTCACCATCATGCTGGCGTGCGTGCTGGCCGGGATCGCGCTCGGCAGCGCGCTCGCGGCACCGATTCTGCGGATCCGCGGCCACTGGCTGCCCGCGCTGGCGGTGCTCCAGTCCGTGATCGGCGTCACGGCGGTGCTGTCGCTGAACGCGCTCACCCGCAGCCAGGACGCCATTGACGTCGCGACGCCGTGGTTCGACTCGCTCGGGTTGCACACCTACCTGGCGCCGCTGGTCGCGTCGAGCCTCGTGGCCATGCTGCCCACCATGCTGCTGCTCGGCCTGGCGTTCCCGATCGGACTCTCGCTGTGGGCCGGCGATGACACCAGTGACGACACCAGCCGGCGCGTCGGCGCGTTCTATTCGCTGAACGTGTTTGGCGCCATCCTGGGGTCCCTGCTCGCCGGGTTCGTGCTGCTGCCGACCCTTGGCACCCACACCAGCCTGATCCTGGTTTCGGCTTTGGCCACGACCTCCGCGGTCGTCCTGGCGTGGTCGCAGCGACGCACCCGACCGGCATTCGCGTACGCCGTCGCCGGGCTGGCGCCCCTGGCCTTCGGTCTCGGCGCGGCCTATTCGCTGGATCCCTTCGACGTCGCCCTTGAGCGGCTGCATCGAGGCGAAACGTTGGTGTGGCGCGAGGAAGGGGCGCAAACGACAGTCTCGGTCCACGATCGCACGGGCAGCCGGCCCATGCGCATCATGTATCTCGACGGCAACCACCAGGCCAACAACTCCCAGGCCACCGCCTTCGTGCATCATCGCATTGGCGCGCTGCCGGTGATGTTGCACCAGGCCCCCACCACCGCCCTGGTGGTCGGCCTCGGCGGCGGCGCCACGCCGGGCGCCGTCGCCCGTCACAACGTGGCGGTCGACGTCGTCGAGCTGTCGGCCGCGGTCGTGGCCGGCTCCGACTTCTTCAAGGACATCAACTTCGACCTGCGTTCGCGGCCCAACGTCAAGCTGCACGTGGACGATGGCCGCAACTTCCTGATGATGGCGCGCAAGAAGTACGACGTGATCACCGCCGACATCATCCTGCCCCGCCATGCCGGCGCCGGCGCGCTCTACTCGAAGGAGTACTACGAACTGGTGCGCGACTCGCTGGCCGAGGGCGGCCTGGTCATGCAGTGGAACGGCGGCGACTCGGCGACGGAATACAAGCTGCTGATGCGGACCTTCATCTCGGTGTTCCCCTACACCACGCTGTGGGGCGACGGCAGCCTGATGCTGGGCAGCATGAAGCCGTTCACGCTCAGCCAAAGCGCCTACGAGGCGCGCCGCGCAGGGTTCGAGCTGTTCGACTGGGATTTGCCGACGCTGAAGCGCATTTATATCGCGGGCACGGAGGACATCCGGGCGTTTGTCGGCGACGGTCCGATCCTGACCGACGACCGGCCGGTGATTGAGTATTTCCTGTCGCTGCCGAAGGACGACGCCCCGGGCGGGTACACCGGCCCGCGAGGGGTGTTTGAAAAGATACTGACGCCCTAG
- a CDS encoding histidine kinase, with product MVYVSLVSLFVYLFGAYAYGAATVLGLREALPFWSRRDRVGQSHLDNAPMAIIVISTIWFILHTLIEFRNLTGNVGRDWLDVGTFMVYAFPPVIMQAVYQETSHSDDPPPRIYRQMLLGMFVLSPLVGAVTIAAIFRVITLPFDIGPLIGTSIGSLFVMASAYSTAIMMRRKRTTPTSGQRQLRTVMVALYAVLGIVFIAMMFLQEQRVAMGILERVARSSPLYFLIASVYFENRFAFYDLVVKRALLLLMSIGTLGVVLALAMPWLDRLPISAARPWLFAVALTPVAMIMPWLHARMERWLDRIWLGREFTPVDAVKYVLAAMQPATDEQMLLTTAEAKLSEIFGARIAVLIGAQSPPPGLTIESEVQMPTPISDQPVRIAVLRMPEMRRILSEDLALLRSLAGVLGFMLENLRLQRKRQEQDLIAQDLRLQSSKSELKALRAQINPHFLFNALNAIASLIHTDPARADEAVEQLAEVFRYTLRRSDSEWAPLDQELTFARAYLDVEQARFGQRLSCTIDSDHVAPAPSVPSMLLQTLLENAVKHGVSQSREPGRIEVIVRTTSSEVKLEVRNTGPSTRGDDLLVAAPRSGQAREGEGFGLRSVRERLKGHFGDAATFALTRDEAAGLTIARITMPHVKVAA from the coding sequence ATGGTCTACGTCAGCCTGGTCTCGCTGTTCGTCTACTTGTTCGGCGCCTACGCCTATGGCGCTGCGACCGTGCTGGGGTTGCGCGAGGCGCTGCCGTTCTGGTCGCGCCGGGATCGGGTCGGCCAATCGCACCTGGACAACGCCCCGATGGCGATCATCGTCATCAGTACGATCTGGTTCATCCTGCACACGCTGATCGAGTTCCGCAACCTCACGGGAAATGTCGGCCGCGACTGGCTCGACGTGGGCACGTTCATGGTCTACGCGTTTCCGCCGGTGATCATGCAGGCGGTCTACCAGGAGACCAGCCACAGCGACGACCCGCCACCCCGAATCTACCGGCAGATGCTGCTGGGCATGTTTGTGCTGTCGCCGCTCGTCGGCGCCGTCACGATCGCCGCGATCTTCCGCGTGATCACCCTCCCCTTTGACATCGGCCCGCTGATCGGCACGTCGATTGGCTCGCTGTTCGTCATGGCCAGCGCCTACTCCACCGCGATCATGATGCGGCGCAAGCGCACCACGCCGACCTCCGGCCAGCGGCAGCTGCGCACCGTCATGGTGGCGCTCTATGCCGTGCTGGGCATCGTGTTCATCGCGATGATGTTCCTGCAGGAACAGCGGGTCGCGATGGGCATTCTCGAGCGCGTCGCGCGCTCGTCGCCACTCTACTTCCTGATCGCGTCGGTCTACTTCGAGAACCGGTTCGCGTTCTACGACCTGGTGGTGAAACGCGCCTTGTTACTGCTGATGAGCATCGGCACCCTGGGCGTGGTGCTGGCGCTGGCCATGCCTTGGCTCGATCGACTGCCCATCAGCGCCGCGCGGCCGTGGCTGTTCGCCGTGGCGCTGACGCCGGTGGCGATGATCATGCCGTGGCTGCACGCCCGTATGGAACGCTGGCTCGACCGCATCTGGCTCGGCCGCGAATTTACGCCCGTGGACGCCGTCAAGTACGTGCTGGCCGCGATGCAGCCGGCCACCGACGAACAGATGCTGCTGACCACGGCCGAGGCCAAGCTGAGCGAGATCTTCGGCGCCCGCATCGCCGTCTTGATCGGCGCGCAGTCGCCGCCGCCCGGCCTGACGATCGAATCCGAGGTCCAGATGCCCACGCCGATCTCGGACCAGCCGGTGCGCATCGCCGTGCTGCGGATGCCCGAGATGCGCCGGATCCTGAGCGAGGACCTGGCGCTGCTGCGCTCGCTGGCCGGCGTGCTCGGCTTCATGCTCGAGAACCTCCGGCTGCAGCGCAAGCGCCAGGAACAGGACCTGATCGCCCAGGACCTGCGGCTGCAGTCGAGCAAGTCGGAACTGAAGGCGCTGCGCGCGCAGATCAACCCGCACTTCCTGTTCAATGCCCTGAACGCCATTGCCTCGCTGATCCACACCGACCCGGCGCGCGCCGACGAGGCCGTCGAGCAGCTGGCCGAAGTGTTCCGCTACACGCTGCGGCGATCCGATTCGGAGTGGGCGCCGCTCGACCAGGAGCTGACCTTCGCGCGCGCCTACCTCGACGTGGAACAGGCCCGCTTCGGCCAGCGGCTCTCGTGCACGATCGATTCCGATCACGTGGCGCCGGCACCGAGCGTGCCGTCGATGTTGCTGCAAACGCTGCTCGAGAACGCCGTGAAGCACGGCGTGTCGCAGTCGCGCGAGCCCGGCCGCATTGAGGTGATCGTCCGCACCACCAGCAGCGAGGTCAAGCTCGAGGTCCGCAATACCGGTCCTTCGACTCGGGGCGACGACCTGCTCGTCGCCGCCCCTCGCTCAGGACAGGCCCGCGAGGGTGAAGGGTTTGGCCTGCGCAGCGTGCGCGAGCGCTTGAAAGGGCACTTTGGCGACGCCGCCACCTTCGCGCTGACCCGCGACGAAGCCGCCGGCCTCACCATCGCCCGCATCACCATGCCGCACGTGAAGGTGGCGGCATGA
- a CDS encoding response regulator, which translates to MIRTLLVDDEQPARERLRQLLAAHPDVEVVGEAEDGIDAAEKIAALTPDLVLLDIQMPGASGLDVAASLGQPRPAVIFCTAFDQYAVDAFELSAIDYLLKPVNRARLAASLDRARAATQPRGRDRALEGLSHAAGLSPTRFLARRGARFRVVPVHDVVAFTFVEGVTHVITLTEQLTMQPTLAALARRLDAGSFFQVSRTAIIRLDAVREAKPFADGTGEITLASGTTMLVSRRRWRALIERLEA; encoded by the coding sequence ATGATCCGCACGCTGCTGGTAGACGACGAGCAGCCCGCGCGCGAGCGGTTGCGGCAGTTGCTCGCCGCGCACCCCGACGTCGAGGTGGTGGGCGAGGCCGAAGACGGCATCGACGCCGCCGAGAAGATTGCCGCGCTGACGCCGGACCTGGTGCTGCTCGATATCCAGATGCCGGGCGCGAGCGGTCTCGACGTGGCCGCCTCGCTCGGCCAGCCGCGGCCGGCGGTCATTTTCTGTACCGCGTTCGATCAATACGCGGTTGACGCCTTCGAGCTGTCGGCCATCGACTACCTGCTGAAGCCGGTGAACCGCGCGCGCCTGGCGGCGTCGCTGGATCGCGCGCGGGCGGCGACCCAGCCCCGCGGCCGAGATCGCGCCCTCGAGGGACTGTCGCACGCCGCAGGCCTGTCGCCGACCCGCTTCCTGGCCCGCCGCGGCGCCCGCTTCCGCGTCGTCCCGGTCCACGACGTGGTCGCGTTTACGTTCGTCGAGGGCGTCACCCACGTCATCACCCTGACCGAGCAGCTGACGATGCAGCCGACGCTGGCGGCGCTGGCGCGGCGGCTGGACGCCGGTTCGTTCTTCCAGGTGTCGCGCACGGCCATCATCCGGCTCGACGCGGTGCGTGAAGCCAAGCCGTTTGCCGATGGCACCGGCGAGATCACGCTGGCGAGCGGGACCACCATGCTGGTGTCGCGGCGGCGCTGGCGGGCGCTGATAGAGCGGCTTGAGGCTTGA
- a CDS encoding glutamate--tRNA ligase family protein, whose product MITRFAPAPTGFLHLGHVVNALHVWQAAHDRDGRVLLRIEDHDRQRSRPEYEAAILEDLAWLGFRHDGPIVRQSEREAIYGKAIQPLIDRELVYGCSCTRAELAAGVGSRESGVEVPYRNTCRDRDIPLTDDVGWRLRIDPGTESFFDEINGPQVQEPSAQCGDLLLRDRLGNWTYQFAVTVDDHVQQVTDVIRGIDLLASTGRQIRLARLLGRVTMPRFAHHGLVMKSATEKLSKSDGDTGVGDLRAAGWTAEAVLDLARKSVTLPL is encoded by the coding sequence GTGATTACACGGTTTGCTCCAGCCCCCACTGGCTTCCTGCACCTGGGCCACGTCGTCAACGCCCTGCACGTGTGGCAGGCGGCGCACGACCGCGACGGCCGCGTCCTGCTGCGCATCGAGGATCACGACCGCCAGCGCTCGCGCCCGGAGTACGAGGCCGCGATCCTCGAGGACCTGGCGTGGCTGGGCTTTCGGCACGACGGTCCGATCGTGCGGCAAAGCGAGCGCGAGGCGATCTACGGCAAGGCCATCCAGCCGCTGATCGATCGGGAGCTGGTCTACGGGTGCTCGTGCACACGGGCTGAACTCGCGGCGGGAGTCGGGAGTCGGGAGTCGGGAGTCGAAGTTCCCTACCGGAACACCTGCCGCGATCGCGACATCCCGCTTACGGACGACGTGGGGTGGCGGCTGCGCATCGACCCGGGAACCGAATCGTTCTTCGACGAGATCAACGGGCCGCAGGTGCAGGAGCCGTCGGCCCAGTGTGGCGACCTCCTGCTGCGCGATCGGCTGGGCAACTGGACGTACCAGTTCGCGGTGACCGTGGACGACCACGTGCAACAGGTCACCGACGTCATCCGCGGCATCGACCTGCTGGCGTCCACTGGCCGGCAGATCCGATTGGCGCGCCTGCTGGGCCGCGTCACCATGCCGCGATTTGCCCACCACGGATTAGTGATGAAATCGGCCACTGAGAAGCTCAGCAAGTCGGACGGAGACACCGGCGTTGGCGACCTGCGGGCGGCCGGCTGGACGGCCGAGGCGGTGCTCGACCTGGCCCGCAAATCTGTTACCCTACCGCTATGA